The Bacillus spongiae genomic interval ATAAATTAAGAGAAATTCAAAAAATAACTCAAAATAAAAAGCAGGGGGTGACAGTATGACGTCCATTTTAAAAGAAATTATCGCTAAAAAGAAGGAAGAGGTTGTAACGCATAAAGAGCAGTCCTTTTCCACTAGTGAATCGATGAAACAGCGTCGTTTTCAAGCGAATCTAATCGACAAAAAAGAAATCGCGATAATTGCAGAGATTAAAAGAGCTTCTCCTTCAAAAGGGGATATTAAAATGACGGTTGATCCTGTCTCTCAAGCGAAAATGTATGAAAGAGCTGGTGCTGACGCGATTTCTGTTTTGACGGATGAAGCATTTTTTAAAGGAAGTATAGAAGATCTAAAAGCGGTAAGAAAAGCCGTTAACCTTCCTCTTTTATGTAAAGATTTTATCATCGACCCTGTTCAAATTGATCGCGCCAAAGAAGCGGGTGCGAATATTATCCTGTTGATTGTTGCAGCTTTAACGACAGACGAGTTAACCTCACTTTATCACTATTGCCTGCAGCAAGACCTTGAGGTGTTAGTGGAAGTACATGATGAACAGGAACTTACGACCGCTTTGCAGCTAGGTGCAACGCTCATAGGGATTAATAATCGTGATTTGAACACGTTTACGGTTGATCTAGCGGTTTCGGAGCAGTTATCTAATCTCGTCCATTCAAAGGATATTACGGTAATTAGTGAAAGTGGTATCAAAACACGTTTAGATGTAGAGCGACTAACGAACTCAAATGTAGGAGGAATACTAGTCGGTGAAACGTTGATGAAAAGCGAAAATATCGACGAAACGATGCAGCAGTTAAAGGTAATGAAACGAGGTGAGCGAGTGTGACAGTGAAAATTTGCGGAATTACTTCTCCAATAGATGCTCAAAACGCGATTGAAGCAGGGGCTGATATGATTGGGTTCGTCTTTGCTAAAAGTCGAAGAAAGGTATCCGTAAAGGAAGCAGAAAACATTGTAAAGACACTTGACCACAATGTGAAAACAGTAGGAGTATTCGTAGATGCTCCGCTTGATGAAGTTCTTGAGACAGCCCGGACGGTCGGACTCGATATGATTCAGTTACACGGAAAAGAGAACGCAGAATATATAAAGCAGATTCCTTACCCGATTATAAAAGCGATAAGTGTAACTGAAACAACAGACCTAGGTGAGATTCAACAGTACGACAGTGACTATCTATTGTTCGACGGAGCCAAGGCGGGAAGTGGAGAAACATTTGAATGGGATTTATTAGAAACATTTAAGCGGAACCAGCAGAAAGTAATGTTGGCAGGTGGATTAACCTCGGAAAATGTAGCAGAAGCAATTATGAGAGTTAAACCAGAAATGGTTGATGTTTCCTCAGGTGTTGAAGTGAACGGGAAGAAGAATCAAGATAAAATGAAAGCTTTTGTAAAAGAGGCTCAAAAAGCTTTTGCAAAGCTTAAGGATAAGGAGAATCAAAATGAACAATTACGAACAGCCAACTAAAAAAGGTCATTTCGGTCCTTACGGGGGACGATACGTTCCAGAAACGTTAATGAAAGCGGTCATAGAGCTAGAAGAAGAGTATACTCAAGCAATCCAAGAAGAAGAGTTTCAGCAGGAGCTTTCCTACTATTTGAAGCAATATATTGGGAGAGAAAACCCATTGTATTTTGCGGAAAATCTAACGAAGAAGATTGGTGGAGCAAAGATTTATTTAAAGCGTGAAGATTTGAACCACACTGGAGCCCACAAAATAAATAACACGATTGGTCAAGCGCTACTTGCTAAGCGAATGGGCAAGAAAAAAATAGTGGCTGAAACTGGGGCTGGACAGCACGGAGTTGCAACTGCGACAGTATGTGCTCTATTCGATTTGGAATGCGTCATTTTTATGGGGGAGGAAGATGTCCGCCGCCAACAATTAAATGTTTTTCGTATGGAGCTTCTTGGCGCGAAAGTCGTACCTGTTAAACAAGGAAAGGGTACGTTGAAGGATGCCGTCAATGAAGCCTTACGTTATTGGGTGACACATGTTATGGACACTCATTACATTATGGGATCTGTACTAGGACCTCACCCATTCCCACAAATCGTCCGTGATTTTCAAAGCGTCATTGGGAAAGAAACGAAAGAACAAATTCTTGAACAGGAAAACCGTTTGCCGGACTTAGTGGTAGCTTGTGTAGGTGGAGGAAGTAATGCAATGGGAATGTTCTACCCATTTATCGACGATCATTCCGTTCAGATAGTTGGAGTTGAAGCTGGAGGAGCGGGAGTAGAAACGGAAGAGCACGCTGCTTCGTTAACAAGGGGGAGAAAAGGAATTCTTCACGGTGCTTTAATGTATGTCCTTCAAGACGAACAAGGTCAAATTGAAGAGGCACATTCCGTTTCAGCTGGTTTAGATTATCCAGGAGTAGGACCTGAACATAGTTATTTAAAGGATATTGGCAGAGTAGAGTATACGTCTGTTACAGACGATGAAGCACTAGAAGCGCTAAAACTTTTATGTACGACAGAAGGTATTTTACCAGCTCTTGAAAGCTCTCACGCTGTCTCACAGGCAATCGAAGAGGCAAAGG includes:
- a CDS encoding phosphoribosylanthranilate isomerase: MTVKICGITSPIDAQNAIEAGADMIGFVFAKSRRKVSVKEAENIVKTLDHNVKTVGVFVDAPLDEVLETARTVGLDMIQLHGKENAEYIKQIPYPIIKAISVTETTDLGEIQQYDSDYLLFDGAKAGSGETFEWDLLETFKRNQQKVMLAGGLTSENVAEAIMRVKPEMVDVSSGVEVNGKKNQDKMKAFVKEAQKAFAKLKDKENQNEQLRTAN
- the trpC gene encoding indole-3-glycerol phosphate synthase TrpC, translated to MTSILKEIIAKKKEEVVTHKEQSFSTSESMKQRRFQANLIDKKEIAIIAEIKRASPSKGDIKMTVDPVSQAKMYERAGADAISVLTDEAFFKGSIEDLKAVRKAVNLPLLCKDFIIDPVQIDRAKEAGANIILLIVAALTTDELTSLYHYCLQQDLEVLVEVHDEQELTTALQLGATLIGINNRDLNTFTVDLAVSEQLSNLVHSKDITVISESGIKTRLDVERLTNSNVGGILVGETLMKSENIDETMQQLKVMKRGERV
- the trpB gene encoding tryptophan synthase subunit beta, producing MNNYEQPTKKGHFGPYGGRYVPETLMKAVIELEEEYTQAIQEEEFQQELSYYLKQYIGRENPLYFAENLTKKIGGAKIYLKREDLNHTGAHKINNTIGQALLAKRMGKKKIVAETGAGQHGVATATVCALFDLECVIFMGEEDVRRQQLNVFRMELLGAKVVPVKQGKGTLKDAVNEALRYWVTHVMDTHYIMGSVLGPHPFPQIVRDFQSVIGKETKEQILEQENRLPDLVVACVGGGSNAMGMFYPFIDDHSVQIVGVEAGGAGVETEEHAASLTRGRKGILHGALMYVLQDEQGQIEEAHSVSAGLDYPGVGPEHSYLKDIGRVEYTSVTDDEALEALKLLCTTEGILPALESSHAVSQAIEEAKDRPKEDIIVICLSGRGDKDVETIRQKLGGVSYE